A section of the Pochonia chlamydosporia 170 chromosome 2, whole genome shotgun sequence genome encodes:
- a CDS encoding siderophore biosynthesis protein (similar to Metarhizium robertsii ARSEF 23 XP_007821632.1), producing the protein MSHVLRGKTLAALNVARPATVTVGGLQICRSGVSRTSRTVTLGRHFTTHSLKLADSDDTRHQSHNRPASRRKVDDRPWHRESSRALPKSTSPDPTGGDATKGRLLTTPTRLLKLILPIPFHPEQEYINSDETIKNEPKEEAVEPLALLVHPQQPLSYLERLIQAEIPPLIVKDREKLPEIIFRAEADYSGGDKGSRNKESDRSNVASYSGLGREGPNKGETHWVRWSGSTEIGDFIRDAARGREFSVTIEGHDEELRVAVPSFKDRTYYMRMRLRQMSREIDQMARVKRECDLLAHKGAHALAKGGFAALAGWWGIVYYVTFHTDMGWDLVEPITYLAGLASIMGGYLWFLFISRDLSYKAAMNVTVSRRQNALYQERGFDPAKWDQLVHDANGLRREVKFAATEYGVEWDEMKDLGGEEVKEALEEEKGDKERKREQEDEDEEDHEHHKERNKEASKSSTEQSSQRSKD; encoded by the exons ATGAGCCATGTTCTGCGCGGCAAAACGCTCGCCGCTCTGAACGTCGCTCGGCCAGCCACTGTGACCGTTGGAGGCCTGCAAATATGCCGGTCAGGGGTTTCAAGAACATCGAGAACTGTAACTTTGGGCCGCCACTTCACAACCCATAGTCTAAAGCTTGCCGATAGCGACGATACCCGACATCAGTCGCACAATCGCCCAGCCTCCAGAAGGAAGGTAGATGACAGACCCTGGCATCGCGAGAGCAGCAGAGCATTGCCCAAGTCGACTTCACCCGATCCTACTGGAGGGGATGCAACCAAAG GTCGACTGCTTACGACTCCAACCCGACTGCTCAAGCTGATCCTTCCGATCCCATTCCATCCGGAACAAGAATACATAAACTCAGACGAAACAATAAAGAACGAAccaaaagaagaggcagTCGAACCGCTAGCGCTCCTTGTCCACCCACAACAACCGCTCTCATACCTAGAGAGACTAATTCAAGCCGAAATCCCGCCCCTCATAGTCAAAGACCGCGAGAAATTACCTGAGATCATCTTCCGAGCCGAAGCAGACTACTCTGGTGGCGACAAAggcagcagaaacaaagagTCTGACCGTTCAAATGTCGCATCCTATTCTGGACTCGGGCGCGAGGGACCAAACAAGGGCGAAACTCACTGGGTTCGGTGGAGTGGAAGCACCGAGATTGGCGACTTTATCAGGGATGCGGCTCGAGGTCGAGAATTTTCCGTCACCATTGAAGGACACGATGAGGAGCTGCGGGTTGCCGTGCCGAGCTTCAAGGATAGAACATACTACATGCGAATGAGATTGCGGCAAATGTCTCGTGAGATTGATCAAATGGCACGCGTCAAGCGAGAGTGCGATCTGTTAGCACACAAGGGTGCTCATGCACTCGCAAAGGGAGGCTTTGCAGCGCTGGCAGGCTGGTGGGGGATTGTTTACTATGTGACATTTCACACGGATATGGGTTGGGATCTGGTTGAGCCGATTACTTACCTGGCTGGTCTTGCGAGTATCATGGGCGGGTATCTGTGGTTCTTATTCATCAGCCGGGACTTGAGCTACAAGGCGGCCATGAATGTTACGGTGTCACGGAGACAAAACGCTCTGTATCAGGAACGGGGATTCGATCCAGCGAAATGGGATCAGCTGGTCCATGATGCCAACGGGCTGCGAAGAGAGGTGAAATTTGCAGCTACAGAATACGGAGTCGAGTGGGACGAGATGAAGGACCTAGGGGGCGAGGAAGTAAAAGAGGCgctggaagaggagaaggggGATAAGGAAAGGAAGCGCGAgcaggaggatgaagatgaggaggatcATGAGCATCACAAAGAGCGTAACAAGGAGGCGTCAAAGTCATCTACGGAGCAATCTTCACAACGGTCCAAGGATTAA
- a CDS encoding siderophore biosynthesis protein (similar to Cordyceps militaris CM01 XP_006673785.1), translating to MTPQILHLPDGKKFTVTPVFGGMGFRSHDHNNLLHPYPIGWMTVLHTEEDKVEFEGHNNDAHKQPAKDVPPTDQDENVHPRTKRRTKPFTTPTLQNDTLFISSISLPSNAEFKPAVSPTREIAMMLWITLYWYFHQPPPQNEVQTAASKGTPAGAKPIGEWKIRIRRDGVLRGRNLIPKLERMGLIASEDTAVGTSVDDSGEGWTNMFVTKRMFWQIPGHLFLFTLHPVRNPSAPGSPASSRPGSPIKEDCGRLELRQIYSHTPNLTPSGTLTPSGGQLAADVPGAPMPTSVVAAPNFPIGPYFSSSHLPTYYPPPPLQYIYTNGVRHPLRPKPPRMGEVFYTRFIESMQQYLSFRVASCSNSPVPYLGPQGPNPPEQSQLSSVCDRDLLQSWFENPRVKEFWGDYTSDFLETALCSKHSFPVIGLWDGIPFGYFELYWVKEDILGRHVGSEAEDWDRGVHIMIGEEWSRGRVALWLSSLVHYCFTGDLRTMNVCLEPRVDNKRVLRHLDAAGFSKEKQVSFPHKQAWFVKLRREFWEGPAL from the exons ATGACGCCCCAGATCTTACATCTGCCGGATGGCAAGAAATTCACCGTCACGCCTGTATTCGGGGGCATGGGCTTCCGCAGCCACGACCACAATaacctcctccatccatATCCGATAGGATGGATGACGGTGCTACACACAGAAGAAGACAAGGTCGAATTCGAAGGCCACAACAACGATGCGCACAAACAACCCGCCAAAGATGTCCCACCGACGGACCAGGATGAAAATGTGCATCCACGAACGAAGCGGCGCACCAAGCCATTCACCACGCCTACACTGCAGAATGACACGCTCTTCATATCATCGATTTCTCTGCCGTCGAACGCTGAATTCAAACCCGCGGTTAGTCCTACGAGGGAAATCGCCATGATGCTCTGGATCACGCTGTATTGGTACTTTCAccagccgccgccgcagaaTGAGGTGCAGACGGCTGCGTCCAAGGGCACTCCTGCTGGTGCGAAACCCATTGGCGAGTGGAAGATACGGATCAGGAGGGATGGTGTGCTTCGGGGGAGGAACCTGATCCCCaagctggagaggatggggCTGATTGCTTCTGAGGACACGGCTGTGGGAACAAGCGTAGATGACAGTGGTGAAGGATGGACCAACATGTTTGTTACGAAGCGCATGTTTTGGCAGATCCCGGGACACTTGTTCCTATTCACGCTGCATCCTGTGCGAAATCCGTCCGCGCCCGGATCTCCCGCCAGCAGTCGTCCCGGATCGCCCATCAAGGAGGACTGCGGCCGCCTGGAACTGCGTCAAATCTACTCACACACGCCGAATTTAACCCCCAGCGGAACACTAACACCCAGCGGTGGACAGTTGGCCGCAGATGTCCCTGGAGCTCCTATGCCAACGAGTGTGGTTGCAGCGCCGAATTTTCCCATCGGCCCCTacttctcctcctctcaCCTACCGACGTATTatccgccgccgcccctACAATACATTTACACGAATGGTGTTCGACACCCCCTGCGGCCAAAACCACCTAGAATGGGAGAAGTATTCTACACTCGCTTCATCGAAAGTATGCAGCAGTACCTGTCGTTCCGCGTGGCATCCTGCTCCAACTCACCGGTTCCCTACCTCGGGCCACAGGGCCCTAATCCCCCTGAGCAGAGTCAACTATCGTCTGTGTGTGACAGGGACCTCCTGCAGTCGTGGTTTGAGAACCCGCGCGTGAAGGAATTCTGGGGCGACTACACATCTGATTTCCTGGAGACGGCGCTGTGCTCAAAGCACTCGTTTCCTGTGATTGGTCTGTGGGATGGCATTCCTTTTGGCTATTTCGAGCTATATTGGGTGAAGGAGGATATACTGGGCCGGCACGTCGGCAGCGAGGCTGAAGATTGGGATAGGGGCGTTCACATCATGATTGGGGAGGAGTGGTCGAGGGGGAGAGTGGCGCTCTGGCTGTCGAGCTTGGTGCATTACTGCTTCACGGGGGATTTGAGAACAATGAATGTGTGTTTGGAGCCGAGGGTCGACAACAAGAG GGTCCTACGACATCTAGACGCAGCTGGATTTTCGAAAGAGAAACAAGTTTCTTTCCCTCACAAGCAAGCCTGGTTTGTGAAGTTGCGACGAGAGTTCTGGGAAGGGCCAGCATTATAG
- a CDS encoding phosphoribosylformylglycinamidine synthase (similar to Aspergillus terreus NIH2624 XP_001217861.1) yields the protein MSHEILVGSSCYTAASAQELKARANKTSQPKIKQIRGQWVYFVDLKSSNKAVLNHVKTLLQDVDSEPLLASESTSNSITVYVTPRYLSPWSSQATNIAHVCGLKDQVNRIEKGRLIVIDFEEPYQSGQDATFRDVLYDRMTEVFAFEKPELDTMFATGVPAPLVVVDIFANGKEPLSVLRDYNKEKGLSLDESEMEYLVDVFKKLGRSPHDVELFMFAQVNSEHCRHKVFNASWTIDGVKKDKSLFEMIRNTHKKTPDYTVSAYSDNAAVLQGESANFWAPDYSTGTWNLTPEVAHILAKVETHNHPTAISPFPGAATGSGGEIRDEAAVGRGSVTKGGLAGFWVSDLLIPDHKAPWEVDIGRPAHYASSLDIMLEAPIGSARFNNEFGRPCLTGCFRTLLTPETPGKDAKADASAWRGYHKPIMLAGGVGTVRPSNALKEERFVREGAHVIVLGGPAMLIGLGGGAASSNASGESNADLDFDSVQRGNPEMERRAQMVINTCTALGDQNPIAMIHDVGAGGLSNALPELVKDAGYGGNFELRQVESADRSMSPLQIWCNEAQERYVLLINPENMNRFTSICRRERCGFSDVGAVATKDASGDSKLILTDRESKEYPRPIDLPMDALFPPKRQQERNVDSKKPNLTPFDALAGLKESFGVELDNATLLKKAVERVFLMPAVGSKSFLITIGDRTVGGLTARDQFVGPWQTPVADVAVTATSFSLGGKQRTGEAMAMGEKPTLALINPGASARMAVAESLMNIGAADVMGDLRRVKLSANWMAAVSHPGEGAALYEAVEAIGMEMCPELSVSIPVGKDSTSMKAVWKDQDEVKSVTAPVSVAISAFAVVEDILSTWTPQLRRVEEVGETILMFVDLAEGRRAMGGSALAQSLGALGNEAPDMKNFNLITDYFDALSQLHKSGVVLAYHDRSDGGLVATIAEMMFAGRCGVDMMMDGISKSSSTADMIEGLFNEELGAVFQVKASDEMNFKRCFATCGPPPGLIRKFGVVKATANQTLTIRHGATTFVNLDRTEMQQWWSKTSHQMQRLRDNPACADSEYATISDATDPGISYRLTYSPSENILPLTSSITGFFNKTPRVAVLREQGVNGYAELAFAFRAAGFEPVDVHMTDVLGGRSLADFTGIAAPGGFSYGDVLGAGQGWAKSVLMHESTRREFEHFFKRPDTFALGVCNGCQFLTRIQELIPGTEHWPTFVHNESAQFEGRYSMVTIHEDENKPSVFFHGMNGSSLPVVVSHGEGRAKFSSPNSLQELTNAGMVPMRYVDNRLKVTEKYPYNPNGSPGGVAGVSSRDGRFVAMMPHPERTIVAGVNSYMPPKATEEWGEFGPWVRIFKSARRWVG from the exons ATGTCGCACGAAATTCTTGTAGGTAGCTCGTGCTACACGGCTGCCAGTGCGCAAGAGCTCAAGGCTCGTGCCAACAAGACCAGCCAGCCCAAGATCAAGCAGATCCGTGGTCAGTGGGTGTACTTTGTCGATTTGAAGTCATCCAACAAGGCTGTTCTCAACCACGTCAAAACCCTTCTCCAAGACGTCGACTCCGAGCCCCTCCTTGCTTCCGAAAGCACTAGCAACTCTATCACCGTCTATGTTACTCCCCGATATCTCTCGCCATGGAGCTCCCAAGCTACCAACATAGCCCATGTATGCGGCCTGAAGGACCAGGTCAACCGCATCGAGAAAGGTCGACTCATTGTCATTGATTTCGAGGAGCCATATCAATCGGGCCAAGACGCGACTTTCAGAGATGTTCTGTATGATCGCATGACCGAAGTATTTGCTTTCGAGAAGCCCGAGCTTGATACTATGTTCGCTACCGGTGTTCCCGCCCctctcgtcgtcgtcgacattTTTGCCAACGGCAAAGAACCCCTCAGTGTTCTGCGAGACtacaacaaggagaagggACTCAGTTTGGATGAATCCGAAATGGAATACCTTGTGGACGTGTTCAAGAAGCTCGGCCGCTCGCCTCACGATGTTGAGCTTTTCATGTTTGCCCAAGTCAACTCGGAGCACTGCCGACACAAAGTGTTCAACGCCAGCTGGACAATTGATGGCGtgaagaaggacaagagtCTCTTTGAAATGATCCGAAATACCCACAAGAAGACGCCTGATTATACTGTTTCGGCCTACAGTGACAATGCCGCCGTCCTTCAAGGCGAGTCTGCCAATTTCTGGGCTCCAGACTACTCTACTGGAACCTGGAACTTGACACCTGAAGTTGCccacatcttggccaaagtCGAGACGCACAACCATCCTACCGCCATATCGCCTTTCCCCGGCGCCGCCACCGGCTCCGGCGGTGAAATCCGTGACGAAGCTGCCGTTGGTCGTGGCTCCGTCACAAAGGGAGGACTTGCTGGCTTCTGGGTTTCCGACCTTCTGATACCAGACCACAAAGCTCCTTGGGAAGTTGATATTGGGCGACCTGCGCACTACGCTAGCAGTCTCGACATCATGCTGGAGGCTCCTATCGGCAGTGCCCGATTTAACAACGAATTTGGTCGACCTTGTCTTACCGGGTGCTTCCGAACGCTTCTCACTCCCGAGACCCCCGGAAAAGATGCCAAAGCTGATGCGTCCGCGTGGCGCGGATACCACAAACCCATTATGCTGGCTGGCGGCGTTGGAACAGTTCGTCCCTCCAATGCATTGAAAGAGGAACGCTTTGTTCGAGAAGGCGCCCATGTTATTGTTCTCGGTGGCccagccatgttgattgGTCTCGGCGGAGGTGCTGCTTCTAGCAACGCATCTGGCGAGAGTAACGCTGATTTGGACTTTGATAGTGTGCAACGTGGGAATCCTGAG ATGGAACGCCGTGCGCAAATGGTCATCAACACTTGTACTGCTCTAGGCGACCAGAATCCAATCGCCATGATCCATgatgttggagctggaggTCTCTCCAATGCCCTTCCCGAGC TTGTCAAGGACGCTGGCTATGGCGGCAACTTTGAACTCCGCCAAGTCGAAAGCGCCGACCGAAGCATGAGTCCCCTTCAGATCTGGTGCAACGAAGCCCAGGAACGATACGTTCTTCTCATTAACCCTGAGAACATGAATCGCTTCACAAGCATTTGCCGTAGAGAGCGATGTGGATTTTCTGATGTCGGTGCCGTGGCCACCAAGGATGCCAGCGGTGATTCAAAATTGATTCTTACAGACCGTGAATCCAAGGAATACCCTCGTCCCATCGACCTGCCAATGGATGCTCTTTTCCctccaaaacgccagcaAGAACGCAATGTTGACTCCAAGAAACCAAACTTGACCCCATTCGACGCTTTGGCTGGTCTCAAGGAGagctttggtgttgagctggACAATGCTAcgctgctgaagaaggcaGTGGAACGTGTCTTCCTCATGCCGGCCGTTGGTTCCAAGtccttcctcatcaccattggcGACAGAACTGTCGGTGGTCTCACAGCTCGTGATCAATTCGTTGGTCCATGGCAGACTCCTGTGGCAGACGTTGCTGTCACAGCAACGTCATTTAGCCTCGGCGGAAAGCAAAGAACTGGTgaggcaatggccatgggtGAAAAGCCAACTCTTGCCCTCATCAACCCTGGCGCGTCTGCTAGAATGGCAGTGGCAGAGAGTTTGATGAACATCGGTGCCGCGGACGTCATGGGAGACCTTCGACGAGTCAAGCTCTCAGCCAACTGGATGGCCGCTGTCAGCCATCCTGGAGAGGGCGCCGCCCTTTATGAGGCAGTTGAGGCTATTGGTATGGAAATGTGTCCCGAACTTAGCGTCAGCATCCCCGTTGGAAAGGACTCTACTTCAATGAAGGCTGTGTGGAAGGATCAGGATGAAGTGAAGAGCGTGACAGCTCCCGTCTCGGTAGCTATTTCCGCTTTCGCTGTTGTGGAGGATATTCTGAGCACATGGACTCCTCAGCTGCGAAGAGTTGAGGAGGTCGGGGAGACAATCTTGATGTTTGTTGATCTTGCTGAGGGTCGACGAGCCATGGGAGGCTCTGCTTTGGCCCAGTCTCTTGGCGCTCTTGGCAATGAGGCTCCCGACATGAAGAACTTCAATCTCATCACTGACTACTTTGATGCTCTCTCGCAGCTTCACAAGAGTGGTGTTGTCCTGGCTTACCATGACCGTTCTGACGGCGGCTTGGTTGCCACAATCGCCGAGATGATGTTTGCGGGTCGCTGCGGAgttgacatgatgatggatggcatTTCCAAGAGCAGCTCAACGGCAGATATGATTGAAGGTCTATTCAACGAAGAGCTCGGAGCTGTCTTCCAGGTCAAGGCCTCTGATGAGATGAACTTCAAGCGATGCTTCGCCACCTGTGGCCCACCCCCTGGGTTGATTCGCAAATTTGGTGTTGTGAAGGCTactgccaaccagaccttgacTATCCGCCATGGCGCAACGACTTTTGTCAACCTCGACCGCACCGAGATGCAACAGTGGTGGTCCAAGACTTCACACCAGATGCAGCGGCTCCGAGACAACCCTGCATGTGCAGACTCCGAATATGCCACGATTTCTGATGCCACCGACCCAGGTATCTCTTATCGTCTGACTTATTCTCCCTCTGAGAACATCCTGCCCTTGACATCTTCCATTACCGGGTTCTTCAACAAGACGCCCCGAGTGGCTGTTCTCCGGGAGCAGGGTGTGAATGGATATGCTGAACTGGCGTTTGCATTCAGGGCCGCCGGATTTGAACCAGTGGATGTTCATATGACTGATGTCCTTGGAGGACGTTCTCTCGCTGACTTTACCGGTATTGCCGCCCCTGGTGGTTTCTCATACGGTGACGTTCTCGGCGCCGGCCAGGGTTGGGCCAAGTCTGTTTTGATGCATGAAAGCACACGTCGCGAGTTTGAGCATTTCTTCAAGCGACCCGACACTTTTGCGCTTGGCGTTTGCAATGGCTGTCAATTCTTGACACGTATTCAGGAGCTCATTCCGGGCACTGAGCATTGGCCAACGTTTGTGCACAACGAGAGCGCTCAGTTCGAGGGCCGATATAGCATGGTGACAATTCACGAGGACGAGAACAAGCCGTCGGTGTTCTTCCACGGCATGAACGGCTCATCACTGCCAGTGGTTGTTTCTCACGGCGAAGGAAGAGCCAAGTTCTCGTCACCAAACTCCCTCCAGGAGCTCACCAATGCAGGCATGGTTCCTATGCGCTACGTTGACAACAGGCTAAAGGTGACTGAGAAGTACCCATATAATCCCAACGGCAGTCCTGGCGGTGTTGCCGGTGTCTCGAGCAGAGACGGCCGTTTCGTTGCCATGATGCCTCACCCTGAACGAACCATTGTTGCTGGCGTCAACAGCTACATGCCGCCCAAGGCGACTGAGGAATGGGGTGAGTTCGGGCCTTGGGTTCGAATCTTTAAGAGTGCCCGTAGATGGGTTGGTTAA